One region of Faecalibacter bovis genomic DNA includes:
- a CDS encoding HhH-GDP family DNA glycosylase, producing the protein MEQKTKQIKQLTEHLLEKYGSENILVTDYWDADNTAIGLADKTKKYTVYITNYGRPENVFYVSLENPTTTEDFPYTPGGEFDNLSAEEVEKILIKHLKLTE; encoded by the coding sequence TTGGAACAAAAGACTAAACAAATAAAGCAATTGACAGAGCATCTTTTAGAAAAGTACGGTTCAGAAAATATTCTCGTAACGGACTATTGGGACGCTGACAATACAGCAATTGGACTTGCAGACAAAACAAAAAAATATACAGTTTATATAACTAACTACGGAAGACCTGAAAATGTGTTTTATGTTTCGCTGGAAAACCCAACAACAACAGAAGATTTTCCATATACACCCGGAGGGGAATTTGATAATTTGTCTGCGGAAGAAGTTGAAAAAATTCTTATTAAACATTTAAAACTCACAGAATGA
- a CDS encoding WG repeat-containing protein: MKSIFSIILFLILQNSYSQKKFQIIYLNNDYNTSIIADKNGKVIKKLDNEIYGINYRPETLGYFSIFSIKNDSGWTAINIKGEKLFKVLNTEFGTPSPDNLIENKIRIVDENGKIGFANNKGKIIIPPKFEQASSFHNGKAIIGSKCKNIPLLEHSSETDCQHHYTNCEENGYINNKGKIIQMGNFSFEEIANKINWKDNE, from the coding sequence ATGAAATCTATATTTTCGATTATATTATTTTTAATTTTACAGAATTCTTATTCGCAAAAAAAATTCCAAATTATTTATTTAAATAATGATTATAATACTTCAATAATTGCAGATAAAAATGGAAAAGTAATTAAGAAACTTGACAATGAAATTTACGGTATTAATTATAGACCTGAAACTTTAGGATATTTTTCAATATTTTCTATTAAAAATGATAGTGGTTGGACTGCGATTAATATCAAGGGTGAAAAACTTTTCAAAGTTCTAAATACAGAATTTGGAACTCCTAGTCCAGATAATTTAATTGAAAATAAAATTAGAATTGTAGATGAAAATGGAAAAATAGGTTTTGCAAATAATAAAGGAAAAATAATTATTCCACCTAAATTTGAACAAGCTTCTAGCTTTCATAATGGTAAAGCAATAATTGGAAGTAAATGCAAAAATATTCCACTGTTAGAACATTCAAGTGAAACGGACTGTCAACATCATTATACAAATTGTGAAGAAAACGGCTACATAAACAATAAAGGAAAAATCATTCAAATGGGTAACTTTTCCTTTGAAGAAATAGCGAATAAAATCAATTGGAAAGACAATGAATAA
- a CDS encoding immunity protein Imm33 domain-containing protein, with the protein MKVTRQNLIELCDSFLENKIDKTAIQNFAWTAISDDDFEWDEDEIISDTIFEWDNEDINFEINKTNISLWKKRLLTEKDDLLIHNNWNVHIEAQKEICDKSNSTWKPINKKLNIGVSTNLEKDPINGLRHPAEKGTTGWFIWTGEYSEADDFFQPICAEDLLQKRPEIIKYLGLDVGFRFLSDSKGYEDIWYDEKLKNI; encoded by the coding sequence ATGAAAGTAACAAGACAAAATTTAATAGAACTTTGCGACAGTTTTTTAGAAAATAAAATTGACAAAACCGCAATTCAAAATTTTGCTTGGACTGCAATTAGCGATGATGATTTCGAATGGGACGAAGACGAAATTATTTCAGACACAATTTTTGAGTGGGATAACGAAGACATTAATTTTGAAATTAACAAAACAAATATTTCACTTTGGAAAAAACGTTTATTGACTGAAAAAGACGATTTGCTAATACATAATAATTGGAATGTACACATTGAAGCACAAAAAGAAATTTGCGATAAAAGCAACTCAACTTGGAAACCAATCAATAAGAAATTAAATATCGGAGTTTCTACAAACCTTGAAAAAGACCCAATTAATGGACTAAGACATCCAGCAGAAAAAGGAACAACGGGTTGGTTTATATGGACAGGCGAATATTCCGAAGCAGACGATTTTTTCCAACCAATATGTGCAGAAGATTTGCTACAAAAAAGACCAGAAATAATTAAGTATTTAGGACTTGACGTTGGATTTAGATTTTTATCTGACAGTAAAGGTTACGAAGATATTTGGTATGACGAAAAACTTAAAAACATATAA
- a CDS encoding DUF4261 domain-containing protein, translating to MKNTLRIILIGISLMGLFSFFKKEDKAEVNPASKSILGMVLLEENNSFKIKEFTDELQNKWKLKIDNIETSDEASVLVIQGYNIAIAVIPNKIPNNEVEQTAEYNYFWQNGVKESSKHKGHIIVSIMNAGKDPIQENILYCKLLSSVLNNSDSNGVYIGGRTLVLSKDFYQSNVELMSDQNLPIYNWIYIGIRNENGKNSVYTYGLKDFGKKEMEIINSKNSIEDISEMLYNLSHYVLAYNVNLKSGETIGLSAEQKIKITESKGKFLNEKTLKIEY from the coding sequence ATGAAAAACACACTACGCATAATACTAATAGGAATTTCACTTATGGGACTTTTTAGCTTTTTCAAAAAAGAAGATAAAGCAGAGGTAAATCCAGCTTCTAAATCAATTTTAGGAATGGTTCTTTTAGAAGAAAATAATTCTTTTAAAATTAAAGAATTTACCGATGAACTTCAGAACAAATGGAAATTAAAAATTGATAATATTGAAACCAGCGATGAAGCATCCGTTTTAGTTATTCAAGGTTATAATATTGCCATCGCAGTAATACCAAACAAAATTCCAAATAATGAAGTTGAACAGACAGCTGAATACAATTACTTTTGGCAAAATGGTGTTAAAGAATCATCAAAACATAAAGGACATATTATTGTATCTATTATGAATGCTGGTAAAGACCCAATTCAAGAAAATATTCTCTATTGTAAATTACTTTCTTCGGTTTTAAATAACAGTGATTCAAATGGCGTATATATTGGAGGAAGAACTTTAGTTTTAAGTAAAGATTTTTACCAATCTAACGTAGAATTAATGTCCGATCAGAATTTACCTATTTATAATTGGATTTATATAGGAATACGTAATGAAAATGGAAAGAATTCTGTTTATACCTATGGTTTAAAAGACTTCGGCAAAAAAGAAATGGAAATCATTAATTCAAAAAATTCCATTGAAGACATTAGTGAAATGCTTTATAATTTATCTCATTATGTTTTAGCTTATAATGTAAACTTGAAGAGTGGGGAAACGATTGGTTTATCAGCTGAACAGAAAATAAAAATAACTGAATCTAAAGGTAAATTTTTAAACGAAAAAACACTTAAAATCGAATATTAA
- a CDS encoding SMI1/KNR4 family protein: protein MKDYNDFWEDNYYNHPKLTDEMIELAERKLNIKLPQTYINLLKIMNGGYTKGFAFPMNEKTSWSENHIPLDTLNGIVIDENIKTAQNLLDTEYMTNEWGLPEKQVLLSGNGHYWVTLDYRNNSNPSIRWIDVEMDEDIHIANNFDEFLNGLVSDEFYDDINDDE from the coding sequence ATGAAAGATTACAATGACTTTTGGGAGGACAATTATTACAATCATCCTAAGTTAACTGATGAAATGATTGAATTGGCTGAAAGAAAATTAAATATTAAACTTCCTCAAACCTACATTAATTTGCTGAAAATAATGAATGGAGGTTATACGAAAGGTTTTGCTTTTCCAATGAATGAAAAAACTAGTTGGTCGGAAAACCATATTCCATTGGATACTTTAAATGGAATTGTTATTGATGAGAATATTAAGACTGCTCAAAATTTACTTGACACTGAATACATGACTAATGAATGGGGACTTCCTGAAAAACAAGTATTATTATCAGGTAATGGGCATTACTGGGTAACTTTGGACTACAGAAATAATTCCAATCCTAGCATAAGATGGATTGATGTTGAAATGGATGAAGACATACACATTGCAAATAACTTTGATGAATTTTTAAATGGACTTGTTTCTGATGAATTTTATGATGATATAAATGACGATGAATAA